Part of the Streptomyces sp. NBC_01460 genome, GCGGCGACCGGGTCCCGGCAGCGCACCCGCTCGTCACTGCGGGTACACCTCTGGCATATGCCGTCGGGCAAGATACCCCGTCGCCCCACGTCCTGTCCGGCTTTCGGTAACTCTGGGAGACAGGAGCGTCACGGCCGGTAGACATGACCCATGAGCGCATGGCTGAACGACGGAACGACTCTGCGGACCGATGCCGGCCCGCACCACGGCGTCGACATCTTCGCCCTGCTCCGGGACCGCTCCGACCACCGGGCCGACGACAGGGCCGCGCAGGTCACGGCGTCCGGGGCCGCCTGGCTGGCGGGGGCTTCGTCCTACCCGCGCAGCACGCTCTCGCAGTGGGAGGCCCGCCCCTCCGCCCCCGGTGTGCTGCCCTGCGGCTCCTCCTTCGACGTCGTGAACGTGCCGGCGCTGTTCGGCAGGCGCATGCTGGAGCGGCTCTGGGCGGAGGGGCCGGGCTCGGGCCCGGTCGCCACGCACCGCGGCCGGATGCTGCTGTTCGCCTCCCCGGGCACGGCCCAGCGCCTTCCGTCCCTGCTGGCCTGGGAGGAGTGGGGCACGGGCTCCGCCGACGGTGCGCGCGGGCACGAGGGCGCCCTGCCCCCGGTGCTCTGCCACGGCACGGGGGACGCGGTCACCGTCCCGGCCCTGACCGGCGGCGCGGGCTCCGGCGGGCCGCGCTGGGTGGTCGCCCCGGACACCCGCAACCCCTGGCTGCCGGGCCCGGACGTGCTGCTGTGGGCCTGTGTACGGGTGGGCAGGTCGGCGGCCCCGTCGACCACCGGGAATTCGATTTTTCCTCCCGCCGATCCGGGTGCTAATGTCTACGACGTCACCAGGCGCCGTTAGCTCAGTTGGTTAGAGCAGCTGACTCTTAATCAGCGGGTCCGGGGTTCGAGTCCCTGACGGCGCACCGACGGAAGAAGCCCCCTCGCGGAAGCGAGGGGGCTTCTTCGTGCGCCGGTCCCGGTTTCAGGTGCCGGTGGTGACCCGGACGGTCCAGGCCCCCGACGGGGTCCGGTCGGCGACGTCGATACGGATGCGCTCGCCCGGCACGGTGAAGCGCTCGCCCTCCCGGAGCGGGGCGTCCGCGAGGGGCGGGTAGACGGAGCGGTCCCAGCAGGCGTCGGAGGCGGGGTGGGTGTCCAGCACCTCGACCGGGCCACCGCCGGACGGTGTCGCGTTGCGGACGCGGTAGACGAGCACACCCTCGGTGCAGGTCGTCCGGTCGTTGCCGGTGGCGCTGCGGGCCTCGATGGCCAGCGCGCTGTCGGCTCCGGTCCGCACGACCGCGAGCCGGGTCCCGACGGAGGCGCCCGGCACGGGCACCTCGGCCATGGGTTCCAGGGTGAGGTCCGCGGCCCCCTGCACACAGACGACCTCCTCGCCCTCCAGCCAGCCGAGCTTCCACTTGTGCCAGCCGAACAGGTCCGGGGAGAGGCCGAACTGGCTCCCCATGACGTCCCAGTCGCCGACGTAGGTGTCCCAGTCGCCCTTGCCGTCCTCCGGGCGGTGGTAGAGGTCCGCCAGGTCGAAGACGTGTCCGGTCTCGTGCGCGAGGACGTTCCGGTCCGGCGGGTGTTCCTCGAAGACGGTGACGACGCGCCTGATGTCCGTGCCGTCGGCGCGCAGCGGCCGGTCGAAGTTGACGACCTTGGTGGCGTCGGAGTCGACACCGGGCGCGTCCGGGTCGGCGACGAGGTAGACGATGTCGTACGCCGAGAAGTCGGTCCGCTCGTCGGCGGCCTCGATCGCGTCGCGCAGGTAGGCGCTGCGGCGCTCGGAGCTCCAGTCGCGCTGTATGCCGTACCAGGTGGAGGGGCGCGGCATCCGGGTCCACTGCCGCTGGGGGTGGGCGCGCAGGGTGAACTTCCCGTACGAGGCGCGCTGGAAGAAGCGGGTGGTCGAGGGGAAGTAGTCGGCGGCCAGCACGTCGGGGGACACGACGGGACCGGAGTCGGGGAAGGAGAGGAAGACCATGACCGCGTCGAGGCCGCGGCCGGGGCGCGGGTAGGCGTCGTTCCAGGTGTCGAGGCCCAGGGAGTGGTGCGCTCCCGTCCTGGGCAGGGCGCACGGTCCCGCGTCGCGCGTGGCCGCCACGGCGGGGCCGGCGACGAGCCCGGTGGCGGCGAGCGCCAGGAGGGAGGTGAGAGCAGCCGCCGCGCTGCGCAGGCTCGGCCTCTCCACTCCCCGGGATCCGTGCTGACGCGGCACATCTACCTCCGGGTGGCGAGTGCGGGACTTCCCCCTCACCCTGTGCCGGTTCGGTGGCGCACGCCCTGTTGTGCTGCCCCACACGGGTCAGCCCGAGTCCGCGACGATCAGCCTGCGTCGACCGACCCCCCTCACGGACAGTCACATTTGTTCACTCCGGAATCCGAAACCACCAGATCAGCGCAGAACTAATCATCTCTGGTCAAAACGCTTGAGGGTGCCCTGCGCGGGACAGGCGTGGGACAGACATGGGCCATGCGCGTGCCGCGTGTCCGAAACGGCGGGCGCGTTGGAACGGCCGGCGCGCCACCCTCTATGCTTCACCTCGTTTTCCTGCGTGGTTCCCGCCTCCGGCGCGACGC contains:
- a CDS encoding bifunctional DNA primase/polymerase; its protein translation is MSAWLNDGTTLRTDAGPHHGVDIFALLRDRSDHRADDRAAQVTASGAAWLAGASSYPRSTLSQWEARPSAPGVLPCGSSFDVVNVPALFGRRMLERLWAEGPGSGPVATHRGRMLLFASPGTAQRLPSLLAWEEWGTGSADGARGHEGALPPVLCHGTGDAVTVPALTGGAGSGGPRWVVAPDTRNPWLPGPDVLLWACVRVGRSAAPSTTGNSIFPPADPGANVYDVTRRR
- a CDS encoding M6 family metalloprotease domain-containing protein, translated to MPRQHGSRGVERPSLRSAAAALTSLLALAATGLVAGPAVAATRDAGPCALPRTGAHHSLGLDTWNDAYPRPGRGLDAVMVFLSFPDSGPVVSPDVLAADYFPSTTRFFQRASYGKFTLRAHPQRQWTRMPRPSTWYGIQRDWSSERRSAYLRDAIEAADERTDFSAYDIVYLVADPDAPGVDSDATKVVNFDRPLRADGTDIRRVVTVFEEHPPDRNVLAHETGHVFDLADLYHRPEDGKGDWDTYVGDWDVMGSQFGLSPDLFGWHKWKLGWLEGEEVVCVQGAADLTLEPMAEVPVPGASVGTRLAVVRTGADSALAIEARSATGNDRTTCTEGVLVYRVRNATPSGGGPVEVLDTHPASDACWDRSVYPPLADAPLREGERFTVPGERIRIDVADRTPSGAWTVRVTTGT